A region of the Trichocoleus sp. genome:
TGCCAGCGTCTCGACTCAACTGGGTCAGTACTACTTTGATAGCGAGTTTTCAGTTCTTCGTGACTGAGGTGATTTTTTAGCGTAATTGTGCGTCCCATTCCTCCATTCTATAGTGTTACTCTATAGTCGGATTTCGTATTAGTAGAACTATTAGTTTTCTGGGCTGCGTTTATCTGCCGCAGTGCATTTTGTTGACCAACGTTACTAGCTAACTATATGAGCTATCTATTCTCAATATTGCTCTAATATCATGTGCAATTGCATAACTGCAACTTAACGTTTTTTGGCAACAATACAGATCATGCCATTGATCATTTCATTCTGAATTACTTCCAAGTCTGATCTCTGTAGTGGTTCACGAATCCAATTTCTGTTAATCCGTAACCTGGGATCAGAACTGGTGCTCAACATCCAGCGATCGGCTTAAGTTCATGCCCATCATTCCGGCTTCTTTTGCAACTGAGAAATACATGATGGTATTAATGCGCTAAACAAAACAACGATCGCTCGATAAATCTATTCCGATCTCATAGGGCGATCGAGCAAGCCTACCCCCCTACCCCTGCGATAAAATAAACCTATGCCGAACTCCTGAATAAGGATATTTTGAAATGCAAGACTTGAAAGCTGAACTCGCTGAAATGGTGGATGAGGCAGAATGGGAATGGTTGATTCCTCATGCAAAACGGGACGCACTGATTTTGGTCAGTCAAGCTCTGAGCTTAGTGGATGTTGGTGCAGCGATCGCCAATGATGATGTTTCCGCTGTGCAGCAATGGATCGGCACTCAACAAATTTATAAGCCTTCCCCAGAACAGCTTGCCACCTGGGGACAGGATCAGACGCACCGCTTCAATGCGCTGATTGTACAGCCTTATGTGCTGGTGCAGGATAGAGCCTAGAAGATTCGGTCATGGATCACGGAATGCCAACCCTTTAAAACGACTGTCTGAAACCTGCTGCCTGCCGCTTTTCTAATAAACCTGCGGCACAAAAAACTGTTCGTTCATGGGAGGGCGAATGTAGCCTTCAGAGGGTTTGCGGGCAGGGAGATCGAAGGCAGGTGGGGTGATGTCTTCGTAGGGGATTTTGCTCAAGAGATGGCTAATGAGGTTGAGGCGCGATCGTTTTTTGCTGTCTGCTTCAACCGTAAACCAGGGAGCCTCCGGAATATTGGTACGGGCCAGCATCACATCTTTGGCTCTAGAATAGTCTTCCCATCGATCGCGTGCCTCTAAGTCCATTGGGCTGAGCTTCCAGCGTTTTGCCGGATCTTTAACTCTGGCTTGAAATCGACGTTCTTGCTCCTCATCACTGACCGAAAACCAGTATTTCAGCAGCACAATTCCCGATCGCACCAGCATTCGTTCAAATTCAGGGCAAGACTGCATAAACTCCTGATATTCCTCTGCCGTACAGAAGCCCATCACCTGCTCAACGCCTGCCCGGTTATACCAACTGCGATCGAAGATAACAATCTCTCCGGCTGATGGCAGATGTGCTACATAGCGCTGAAAATACCACTGAGTTCGCTCCGTATCTGAAGGTTTGCCCAACGCCACAACGCGACAGCCTCGCGGGTTTAAGCATTCCACCATCCGTTTGATGGCGCTACCTTTCCCTGCAGCATCCCGTCCTTCAAACAAAATTACAATGCGTAAGCCTTGATGTTTGACCCAATACTGTAGCTTGACTAACTCTGTTTGCAGCCGCAGTAATTCTTGTTCATAAAACTCTGTTGGAATCTTCTTTTTGTTCGCTTTTTTATCCCCAATAAAATCCTCGGAGTCTTGTTCAGAACTATTCGTGCTAGTTTGCTTGAGCGCCTTAACTTTTTTCTGCTTTTTTGCTTTTTTTGATGATTTGCCAGATTGTTCAGGAATGGGGCTAGCGCTATTATCTGAAATTGGTTTCATTGCTGCTGCTCCAAATTCAAATGAGTTGAGACTGAGTCTCCTCACAAAAAATTTTACCAATACACAAAAGACGCACATTTCAGTGCGCCCTAAGAGTTCATCGCTTTGATTTGTGGTGAGTTGTAATCAGGTGAAAGCGAATCAGGTTAACGTTGCTCTAGGATAAATCTAGCTTGAGGCAGCCCAGGTATTTCTAGGGAAAGAGTTAAGATTTGCTCCTAATTCCAGCCCTGCAACTGGAACCAGCCTGCCCGATCGAGGACATCGCGCCCATAGTCTTTACCCGTGGTGTAGTAGTCTACATCAAGCCCCGCCTCATAGGCATCCATGACGTTACCCAACCCAGCATTATAGGAAGCGAGCGCAGCGCGCAGGAGTTCTTTCCCCTGGAGGTTGGTGTTGCGATCGAGGTAGTTGTAGTTTGGCTTTAGGACGCTCTCAATACCATAGTTGAGGTTTTCCTTCGGATCTCTCCATTTACCAGAGCTGATGAAGGTCTGATGGAAGCGATCGTCAATTTGCATTAAGCCGCGTCCATGACCTCCATCTCCTGTACCACCGGGTCCCTTTGGTGCCAGCAGCAGACCCCAGGCAGATTCTCGTGAACCGATCGCCGCAATCACTGAAGGCTGGAGCCAGTCATACCGAGCCGCCACTTCCTCGATCATGGGTTTGTAGCTGCTGGAGTAATAGTAGGGGCTACTGATCTCAGCCAAATCCTGCTTAAAGTAGGTATTGTCTCTGGCATAGCTTGTAGAGAAGGTGAAGCCTTTTGTCCCTCCAGAACTAGTACCGCCGCCAGGAAGAGGCGGTGTGACTGTGCCGGAACCGGGTACATCAACAGGGGTTGAAGGAGTGGGAGTGGGTTTTTGGCTGCCGCCAATGGTTGCTGCATTGGGGTCTTCTGCTAACTGCACCAAACGGCTATCAGCTGCTACAAAGCCCTGTCTGCCATCACTAGTGGCAATTTGATACCAGTCTGGATAAGCGGCATCATTGGCAGAACGCACTTTTTTAAGGACGGTGAAGGTGTCACCTGGATTCAGGCTGCCCGTTGGATTGTTGCCCACAGTTGAAGCCTGCCCACGCAGGTTGATAGCAGAAGTTGAAACCACACGGCTAGTCGGCTGTACTTCTTCCAGTTGGACATTAATGGTGGAATTACCTGTCTTTTCGTAATACTGCACATAAAAGTCATAGGCTCCGCCCTGCCCACTCACAACCATCTGCGACCAAGGACCTTGCTTTGTGGTGCGGTTGCGCCAATCGCCGCCGATTTCAGTGACGGTTTGATTCGTTCCCGGCTGCTTGAACAGAAAACGTGTGCCATCATCTGATTGGCTGGTGATGCGGTAAAACTTGCCGTCTTCTAGCTGTACTCTTGTCCATGCCTGCATGGCAAAATAGCGAGTCTTAATGCTGCGATTGGGGCTGCCTTCGCCGTAGTCCTGCTTGAGCCGAGCAATAATGGTACCGCTTTTGCCCTGTGTGCCCAAGTCTAACGAAGCATCAGGGTTATTAAAGTTGTAGCCGCGATAGTTGGCATAGTTACGAGAATTGCGGTTAATGAAACTCGCATTCCAGCGATCGACTGCTCCAGAAGCTTTTGCTTTTTGGAACGTAGTTTTCCGCTCCGATCGATTCAAACTGCGCTGCTGAATGGAAGAAGGCTGCTGTCGGATGTAGAACTGCCCTGATTCACCACGCTGTAGCTGATAGCCCGATCGCCTTTGCTCACCTGTAACCTTGCGATTCTGCGTCGCTGACCAGCTATTAAAGCGGTTCGTTCCGGTGGCTAAGCTGCTCTGCCCTTGAGGGGTAGCAGACAAAACAAGCTGATAACTTCTCGCATTGGCATTCGGTGTGACGCGAATAAAGTATGTCCCCTGCTTTAGACTATTAATCTTCATTGCGTCCGAAGGGTTGCCGGATCGCTTCGACTTTGCCATCAATTCACCGCGATCGATCTGCCCATTGTTGTTGCGATCTTGCAATAAATCAACTGTAGCGTTAGCGTTCGATCCCTTGAGCTTAAGATTAAAACTGCTTCGTTGGTTTAAGCGAAACTGGTAAAGGTTATCAGATATCAACTCACCTGTTTCACTGAAATTTGTAGCAATTCGTTTTTGAGCATCAACAGCGATTGTCCTAGCTTGCTTCAGGTCCATTCCAGCGTTTATTGACATACCTAGTTTCCCGTCTTCTGATATACCATGAGCGATCACGCAGTTTGCCGCGTGGAACCAGTCAAAATTTGAGGACTTACGCAGTTGATCTCGCACCCTGTAAGACCCAATTGGCAAAGCTGCCAGCCCTGTAACGTGGTGCGTAAGTTCTGTGCTATGCCTGCCTTGACGCAACCATACCCAGTTATGTGCCCACTCGTCCGACTTTTCCTTTACAGCGCTTAAAGTGGCACAATCCTCCTCAGGTGGGATAGGCGAACAGGCGATAACTTCGTTGTAAGCAATGTGCCAGTTGAGAAATTGACAAGATAAAAATGGGGAATAGAGATCAATTTTTGTAACCTCGATCGCGGATTGAGGGAACCAGGATTAACTTGGCAATGGTCACATGAGTTACGAGATTAAGGACATTTCACCAATGCAATTTCGTTCATCTGCTGCAATTTCATCAACGCTGCTCATCACGAATTGTCTGCTGCTAGGCGCAAATCTTGCTGCTCCAGCCCAGGCTTTTCCGCTCTCCTTTGAGCAGGGCAGAATTCAGATCAAGCAGCAGCCATCCCCGTCTTTGGGGTTACCAACTTCGATCGCCAATCGGATTCGGCGCACAGTTGCCCGTCAGATGCAGGTTCCGGTGCGTGATCTGAGAATTGTGCAGGCAAATCAGCAAACCTGGACAGATGGCTGCTTGGGATTGGGCAGACCAGAGGAACTTTGTATGGCATCTATGGTCAGAGGCTGGCGGGTGAGTCTCACCAATGGACAGCAAACCTGGATCTATCGCACGGATGCCACAGGTCGATCGCTGCGGTCAGAATCTCAAACTGATTTAACAGAGCTGTCGCAAAGTGTGAGCGATCGGGTGCTGCAAACTGCCTCTACCCAAACCAAAATTCCAGTCAGCAACCTCAAAATTACAGAAGCAGAACGGCGCACCTGGGACGGGTGTTTAGGAATTCAAGTCAATCAAGCTGCTTGTACCCAAATTGCGATTTTGGGCTGGCGGGTCATTATCTCAGGCGAGGGGCAAAGTTGGGTTTATCACACCAATGGGGACGGGTCTGACGTTCGGCTAAATGAAGCAGTCAGTGGCGCAGCCAATATTCGCCTTATGACCCAGGCAGAGCAGCCCCCAGCCTTACCCCAGCAAGTGGTATTTCGCTCGATCGCCAGTGGCGGCATTACTGGATCAACCTACGAAACCTTGTTGTATGCAGATGGGCGAGTCGCTCGATCGCTGCTCAATGGTCGCACTTCTTTTCCACCTCAAACCCACCGCATTTCACTGCAACAAGTCCAGCAATTTCAACAACTCCTGCAACAGCAGACCTTCGGCAACTTCAACGGGCTGAGCTATCCTGTGCAAAATGCCGCTGACTTCATTACCATCACCCTCAGCAACAACAGCGGCAGCACCCAATATGTTGATTTGATCAAAGATCAGCTGCCTGCCCAGCTTCAGCAAATCGTTCAAGCCTGGGATACGATCGCCCAATCCCGCTAAACGAGGGAAAGGGAAGAGGGATAAACTCTTTTGCCCTCCGTACCCACCCCGCAATCCATGCTTAAATGCAAACTTCTTAGATGCGAATCAAATCTGGATAAGCTTCTATCAGTTCGTCTTGGGTGAGGCTGTCTGATTCTTCCTGAGGCGACCAGAGCAACTCATAAATCATCAAATATTCAGGGCTGATGCTACCAATTTGCTTCAGTGTGGTTTTGAGTTCCTCAGCAGAATGAATTGTTTCAAACAGCGGGCGATCGTCTGCCGTTCCGATCAGCAGCGTTACCACAATATAGGAAGCAGGATCATTGTTGTCGCTCGTTGGAGCCGCCTGCCGCCGCACTTTGCCACCAATGTTGACCAGGGTTTCAGCACTAAACTTGCTGCGCTCCTCCAGTGAAAGCTGTTCAAACAGGCGAGATGCTGCCTCTCGGCTGCGGGCTGTCTGCGATGTGGCGCGAACATGAGTCCAGTTTTCGGGCGATCGAAGTAGCCCTAATACGCTTTCTCGCAGCATTTCTGCTAACCCTGCTGAGGTGCTGAGATCGGCTTGAGCAGTCAGTTCAGTGAGGTGGTGCTGTAAGTCTCGCGCCTGTGCCAGCAAAGCGACCTGTAGTGTTGAAACCGTGACAACATCATTCTCGAGTTCGCTGCTTGAACCCAAACCTGAACCCAAACCTGAACCCGAACCTGCCGATCGCTGCAAGCCACCTGCACCTAGCCGCATCAGGTTCATAATGATGGGCAACCCAATTCCTCCTAACACCAGCAGCACAAAAAAGAAGCCGATGCCACCCCCACCCCCACCGTAATAGCCTGGAGTTGGGATAAAAACAGGACCAGGAGCCGGATAAGAGCGAGGATAGGACTGACGTGGGTAAGGATCGTAAATGTCTCTGGGGGCGGAACGGCTGGGAGCCGATGGCTGCGAAGGAGAAGAGGGACGACTAAATGAACCGCCGCGCGATCGTCCTCCGGTTGCGGTTGCCTGGGCAGTATTTTCAGACAAGAAGAATCCGCGTTGAGGCATTTCTGCTGTTACCGCACTGTCCGAATTGGGGTTCTGTCCGACCGAGTTCGGCAGCTTTCCTTCTAGCGAGATGCCACCAAGCACCATTGCCAAAAGTGTGGTCAGCCCTAAAAGGCTTAAGTAGCGGTTGTTTTGCATCAAGTTGCCCTCTTGCTGAATTGATCCCTTCGCCTATCAAGACTTAAATTTCTTGCAAGCAGCGATCGACTCTTTAAGTCTGTTGTGCAAAGCACCCATTCGTTCTACAGAATTTTTGAGAGAAGATCATTATCTGCCTTATCTCAAACGCTAATTGGCGAACTCAAAAGATGAATCTATCTAGCGTCTGATCGCGCTTCTGGATTGTTCCAGCTTTAGGATTACTCAATATAAAGCTAAATAAAGCTAAAGGAATTGCGGTAAAAAACGGCTTTAGTAGGGGCGTAAAGAGAGCCATCATTCATATCCTTCGCCCCTTTGCATTATGACGAACACTTAGACGAACACTTAATGGAACTCAACTCAAAATATTCAACAGGAAACCACGATCGCCAGACTCAAATCAAATTAGGGAAGAGGCTGAAGATTAAGCCCAACCCCATTTGGACCTGTTTCAGCAACCCAACCTTCTCGCGCACTACCGCTGAGACTGGTATAACGGACTCTCCGCCAAGAGCGAGTATTGTAAGTCTGTTGTTGGGCAGGCGTCAGATCAGAAACAGTCGATCTGCCCGCAGGACCATCAGTCTGTCCCTGATAAACTTGCACTGCTCCACCAGGCGCGTTGTAAGCAGCTAATCCGGTGGAAGGTACAACTCGGTAGGAGCGGGCTGGATTTGGGTTTGGATTTGGATTTGGGTTTGGATTTGGAGAACCTGCATCACAGTTCGTGAGCAACGTTCCAGTCGGTACATAACCAACTTGGGGCTGACGAATCTGAACATACTGCACGCCGCCCGTGTTGTTGTAGGCGATAACGCCTGTGAGTGTAATCCGGGTGTAGGGCGGAATGGTGGCTAAAAAGCGATTGCGAGTCACATCACTGGATAAAGTAATGGGCTGTGCGCCGCTCGATCGACAGCTATCAATAAAGGCAGCACGCTCAGCAAGAACGGGTTCACCAGTTGCCCGTGGGTTGAAGGTTCCAGTTGCCGGAGCGGGAGTTGGAGCAGGAGTTGTGAGATTCGGAGCAGGAGTCGGAGTCGTTGGTCTGGGAGCCGGAGCAGGAGCAGGAGTTGTTCTGGGAGTTGGAGCGGGAGTTGTTCCGGGAGTCGGAGCAGGAGTTGTGAGATTCGGAGCAGGAGTCGGAGTCGTTGGTCTGGGAGCCGGAGCAGGAGTTGTTCTGGGAGTTGGGGTGGGGGTTGGAGTTGTTCTGGGAGTTGGAGTTGGGGTTGTGGGAGTCGGGGCAGGGGTTTCAGTTTGAGCAACGGTAGCTTCTACAGGTGTAGCCGATCGACCAAGTTCCACAGAGCTTGCTTGCGCTGGGACAATTGATCCGCCTGCAACAGTGGCAAGGGAGAGGACAAAACCTGCCCCTGTTAAACCTTTTTTCAAGTTCATTCGATATACACTCCTCAGGAGCCAAGATATTTCTGCTGAGAGTCTACCATGCGGCAATAAAAGTGGGATTTGCGATTCGTTTAGTATTTCTTAGAGCAGTTGAGAAGCATAAAATTTGACCTGAAGCTGAATCTTGATAGAGCCACGATGCCAAATTCTTATCCTAGAGATCTCGTCGGTTATGGACGCACTCCACCACATCCTCAGTGGCAAAACCAGGCGAGAATTGCCGTTCAGTTCGTCATTAATTACGAGGAAGGTGGCGAAAACTGTATTTTGCACGGTGATCCTGCCTCAGAAGCATTTTTATCGGAAACGGTTAGTGCGGTGCCGCTTCTGGGTGTACGGAACCTGAACATGGAGTCAATTTATGAATACGGGAGCCGGGCAGGGTTTTGGCGATTGCACCGGATGTTTACCGATCGGGGCATTCCTGTCACCATTTATGGTGTGGCAATGGCGCTTCAGCGCAACCCAGAAGCCGTAGCTGCAATGTTGGAAGCAGACTGGGAAATTGCCAGTCATGGTTATCGCTGGATTGATTATCAATATATTGGCGAAGATGAGGAACGAAACCATCTGCATAAGGCGATCGAGATCCATACTCAAGTGACAGGTGAGCGCCCCTTGGGCTGGTATACCGGCAGAATTAGCGGCAATACGCGCCGTTTAGTGGTTGAAGCAGGTGGGTTTCTCTATAGTTCCGATAGCTACGCTGATGATTTGCCCTACTGGGTTTATGATTACGGCGAACCGCATTTGGTTATCCCCTATACGCTCGATACCAACGATATGCGCTTTGGCACAGCCCAAGGCTTCAACTCTGGCGATCAGTTCTTTACTTATCTGCGCGATGCGTTTGATTTCCTGTATGCCGAAGGCGAAACTGCGCCTAAGATGCTGAATATTGGCTTACATTGCCGCTTAGTAGGCAGACCCGGACGCGCCGCAGCCCTGGCTCGATTTCTGGACTATGTGCAAAAGCACGATCGCGTTTGGATTTGTCGCCGCATTGACATTGCCCGTCACTGGCATGAGCATCATCCGCCCCAGAAAGGCGATTCGTAAAGCGATTCGTAAAGCGTCCAGCCCATCTCAAACCATTGAATCGATATGCGATCGACTTATCATGATTTTTTGATCCGCGACTGGCAACCTGCCGATCGAGAACCGGCAATGGAATTGATTCAATCGGTTCTTTTGGAGTATGGGCTGGAACCGCAGCCAGAAGGAGCCGATCGCGATGTGCAACAAGTGGAAGAAGCTTATTGGGCAACAGGGGGAGAATTTTGGGTGATTGAGCAGCAGGGGCGCATTGTGGGAACGGCAGCATACTATCCGATCGAGCGAGGCAATCATGCCGTCGAAATTCGCAAAATGTATTTGCTTCCAGAAGTGCGAGGCAAAGGGCTTGGACGCTATCTGCTGCAAGCACTCGAAACCACGATCGCCCAAAAAGGCTTTTATGAAGTGTGGATCGAAACTGCCAGCATCCTCAAAGAAGCCGTTCAACTTTATGAAACCAGCGGCTATCATCCTGCTACAGGCGTTGAAACC
Encoded here:
- a CDS encoding SH3 domain-containing protein is translated as MSINAGMDLKQARTIAVDAQKRIATNFSETGELISDNLYQFRLNQRSSFNLKLKGSNANATVDLLQDRNNNGQIDRGELMAKSKRSGNPSDAMKINSLKQGTYFIRVTPNANARSYQLVLSATPQGQSSLATGTNRFNSWSATQNRKVTGEQRRSGYQLQRGESGQFYIRQQPSSIQQRSLNRSERKTTFQKAKASGAVDRWNASFINRNSRNYANYRGYNFNNPDASLDLGTQGKSGTIIARLKQDYGEGSPNRSIKTRYFAMQAWTRVQLEDGKFYRITSQSDDGTRFLFKQPGTNQTVTEIGGDWRNRTTKQGPWSQMVVSGQGGAYDFYVQYYEKTGNSTINVQLEEVQPTSRVVSTSAINLRGQASTVGNNPTGSLNPGDTFTVLKKVRSANDAAYPDWYQIATSDGRQGFVAADSRLVQLAEDPNAATIGGSQKPTPTPSTPVDVPGSGTVTPPLPGGGTSSGGTKGFTFSTSYARDNTYFKQDLAEISSPYYYSSSYKPMIEEVAARYDWLQPSVIAAIGSRESAWGLLLAPKGPGGTGDGGHGRGLMQIDDRFHQTFISSGKWRDPKENLNYGIESVLKPNYNYLDRNTNLQGKELLRAALASYNAGLGNVMDAYEAGLDVDYYTTGKDYGRDVLDRAGWFQLQGWN
- a CDS encoding GNAT family N-acetyltransferase, which codes for MRSTYHDFLIRDWQPADREPAMELIQSVLLEYGLEPQPEGADRDVQQVEEAYWATGGEFWVIEQQGRIVGTAAYYPIERGNHAVEIRKMYLLPEVRGKGLGRYLLQALETTIAQKGFYEVWIETASILKEAVQLYETSGYHPATGVETQRCDRVYQKPLR
- a CDS encoding DUF1517 domain-containing protein yields the protein MQNNRYLSLLGLTTLLAMVLGGISLEGKLPNSVGQNPNSDSAVTAEMPQRGFFLSENTAQATATGGRSRGGSFSRPSSPSQPSAPSRSAPRDIYDPYPRQSYPRSYPAPGPVFIPTPGYYGGGGGGIGFFFVLLVLGGIGLPIIMNLMRLGAGGLQRSAGSGSGLGSGLGSSSELENDVVTVSTLQVALLAQARDLQHHLTELTAQADLSTSAGLAEMLRESVLGLLRSPENWTHVRATSQTARSREAASRLFEQLSLEERSKFSAETLVNIGGKVRRQAAPTSDNNDPASYIVVTLLIGTADDRPLFETIHSAEELKTTLKQIGSISPEYLMIYELLWSPQEESDSLTQDELIEAYPDLIRI
- the ppk2 gene encoding polyphosphate kinase 2, giving the protein MKPISDNSASPIPEQSGKSSKKAKKQKKVKALKQTSTNSSEQDSEDFIGDKKANKKKIPTEFYEQELLRLQTELVKLQYWVKHQGLRIVILFEGRDAAGKGSAIKRMVECLNPRGCRVVALGKPSDTERTQWYFQRYVAHLPSAGEIVIFDRSWYNRAGVEQVMGFCTAEEYQEFMQSCPEFERMLVRSGIVLLKYWFSVSDEEQERRFQARVKDPAKRWKLSPMDLEARDRWEDYSRAKDVMLARTNIPEAPWFTVEADSKKRSRLNLISHLLSKIPYEDITPPAFDLPARKPSEGYIRPPMNEQFFVPQVY
- the puuE gene encoding allantoinase PuuE; translated protein: MPNSYPRDLVGYGRTPPHPQWQNQARIAVQFVINYEEGGENCILHGDPASEAFLSETVSAVPLLGVRNLNMESIYEYGSRAGFWRLHRMFTDRGIPVTIYGVAMALQRNPEAVAAMLEADWEIASHGYRWIDYQYIGEDEERNHLHKAIEIHTQVTGERPLGWYTGRISGNTRRLVVEAGGFLYSSDSYADDLPYWVYDYGEPHLVIPYTLDTNDMRFGTAQGFNSGDQFFTYLRDAFDFLYAEGETAPKMLNIGLHCRLVGRPGRAAALARFLDYVQKHDRVWICRRIDIARHWHEHHPPQKGDS
- a CDS encoding DUF2288 domain-containing protein — its product is MQDLKAELAEMVDEAEWEWLIPHAKRDALILVSQALSLVDVGAAIANDDVSAVQQWIGTQQIYKPSPEQLATWGQDQTHRFNALIVQPYVLVQDRA